In one window of Denticeps clupeoides chromosome 2, fDenClu1.1, whole genome shotgun sequence DNA:
- the lrrfip2 gene encoding leucine-rich repeat flightless-interacting protein 2 isoform X6, with the protein MGTPGSGRKRAPIKDRFSAEDEALSSIAREAEARLAAKRAARAEARDIRMRELERQQKELSHHHHHSSNKKWGQIHQWMADTEKAQHTQRSSSHHRRGLGDDAMSVRISNSSYRSSASLRDLGSSHRSRPSNSRRKDLVTGLYHDQRNYSTLKNSKPPPPALSTMSSSTVQPRTLPTTTSTGMSRSYSLASIYDDGGLYRAPSEYSWYSSGASSTRSSPVSSSDDDSSSTVSQSRYSQGRRGSVSSDFSDISETAADYFSRSNRRGSIVSDLDDISIPDLDGLDEKCDKQYTESYSRPSSRCATPGLSAAALASLGGTSSRRGSGDLASIIDPDSSLSELRDIYELKDQIQDVEGRYMQGLKELKESLSEVEEKYKKAMVSNAQLDNDKANLIYQVDTLKDVIEEMEEQMSEMRREMEEKSKELERQKHTCSVLQHKQEELKEGIRQRDEFIEEKQQMQLKLDTLTQEVFGLQETINWKDKKIGALERQKEYFDCIRSERDELRDELADLKGKTRGEKHGLVIIPEGTPNGDMCHDSTTSGITVVTQEAAQVLESAGDGPLDVRLRKLADEKEELLAQIRKLKSQLEDEKQKHVKMDDVVMDGVKMENGTDLHFIEMQRDANRQISEYKFKLSKAEQEMATMEQNVTRLEGQVSRYKAAADNSEKIEDELKVEKRKLQRELRTALDKIEEMEMTNNHLVKRLEKMKANRNALLSQQ; encoded by the exons ctctctcatcaccatcaccactcCTCCAACAAAAAGTGGGGTCAGATCCACCAGTGGATG GCTGACACTGAAAAGGCCCAGCACACTCAACGATCCAGCAGCCACCATAGGAGG GGTTTGGGGGACGATGCTATGTCCGTCCGTATCAGCAACAGCAGTTACAGG TCATCTGCCTCACTGCGTGATCTGGGAAGCTCACATCGGAGCCGGCCTAGTAATTCACGCCGAAAAGATTTGGTG ACTGGACTGTACCATGACCAAAGGAACTACAGCACCCTAAAGAACTCCAAACCTCCTCCACCGGCCCTCTCAACCATGTCCAGTTCAACCGTCCAGCCTCGG ACCCTTCCCACCACCACCTCAACAGGCATGAGTCGCAGCTATAGCCTG GCCTCCATTTACGATGACGGCGGCCTCTACAGGGCT CCCTCGGAATACAGCTGGTACTCGTCGGGTGCCAGTTCCACCAGAAGTAGCCCGGTG TCCTCATCTGATGATGACTCTTCCAGCACCGTGTCCCAGAGCCGCTACAGTCAGGGCAGAAGAGGGAGTGTG TCATCTGACTTCTCTGACATAAGCGAGACAGCAGCAGATTATTTTAGCCGCTCCAATCGGCGTGGCAGTATTGTGTCTGACCTGGACGACATCAGTATCCCTGATCTGGATGGT TTGGATGAAAAATGCGACAAGCAGTACACCGAGTCCTACAGCCGG CCATCATCGCGCTGTGCTACCCCTGGCCTGTCAGCTGCTGCTTTGGCGTCTCTGGGCGGCACCTCCTCCAGACGGggaagtggagacctggccagCATTATTGATCCTGACTCATCCCTGAGCGAGCTGCGG GATATCTATGAACTAAAGGACCAGATTCAGGATGTTGAGGGGCGCTACATGCAGGGGCTTAAGGAACTGAAG GAGTCACTCTCCGAGGTTGAGGAGAAGTATAAGAAAGCCATGGTGTCCAATGCACAGTTGGACAATGACAAAGCCAACCTGATCTACCAGGTGGACACCCTAAAGGATGTGATcgaggagatggaggagcagATGTCTGAAATGAGGAGGGAGATGGAAGAGAAGTCAAAG GAGCTGGAGAGACAGAAGCATACGTGTTCAGTTCTGCAGCATAAacaggaggagctgaaggagggAATACGGCAAAGAGACGAGTTTATAGAG GAGAAGCAGCAGATGCAGCTAAAGTTAGACACTCTGACTCAGGAGGTGTTCGGCCTGCAGGAAACCATTAACTGGAAGGACAAAAAGATTGGG GCTctagagagacagaaagagtaCTTTGACTGCATTAGATCTGAGAGGGATGAGCTCAGAGATGAGCTGGCCGATCTGAAAGGGAAGACCAGAGGAGAG AAACACGGCCTGGTCATCATCCCAGAGGGCACACCCAACGGTGACATGTGCCATGATTCGACCACATCTGGCATCACTGTGGTAACACAGGAGGCAGCACAGGTGCTAGAATCAGCTGGAGATGGACCTTTGG ATGTGAGGCTCCGAAAACTTGCTGATGAGAAGGAGGAGCTCTTAGCACAG ATCCGTAAACTGAAGAGTCAGTTAGAGGACGAAAAACAGAAGCACGTCAAGATGGACGATGTGGTCATGGATGGAGTGAAAATGGAGAACGGCACAGACCTGCACTTTATAGAGATGCAGA GAGATGCCAACCGACAGATTAGCGAATACAAATTCAAGCTCTCAAAAGCAGAACAGGAAATGGCCACAATGGAGCAGAAT GTCACCAGGCTAGAAGGGCAGGTGTCCCGGTACAAGGCAGCGGCTGATAACTCTGAGAAGATTGAGGACGAGCTCAAGGTGGAGAAGAGGAAACTGCAGAGAGAG CTACGCACAGCACTGGACAAGATTGAGGAGATGGAGATGACCAACAATCATCTGGTGAAGCGACTGGAGAAGATGAAGGCCAACCGCAATGCATTGCTGTCCCAGCAGTGA
- the lrrfip2 gene encoding leucine-rich repeat flightless-interacting protein 2 isoform X8, translated as MGTPGSGRKRAPIKDRFSAEDEALSSIAREAEARLAAKRAARAEARDIRMRELERQQKELSHHHHHSSNKKWGQIHQWMADTEKAQHTQRSSSHHRRGLGDDAMSVRISNSSYRSSASLRDLGSSHRSRPSNSRRKDLVSDGLSSRSALKSSSSTSSVYSDLHKKTSVTSSSRNLLTGLYHDQRNYSTLKNSKPPPPALSTMSSSTVQPRTLPTTTSTGMSRSYSLASIYDDGGLYRAPSEYSWYSSGASSTRSSPVSSSDDDSSSTVSQSRYSQGRRGSVSSDFSDISETAADYFSRSNRRGSIVSDLDDISIPDLDGLDEKCDKQYTESYSRPSSRCATPGLSAAALASLGGTSSRRGSGDLASIIDPDSSLSELRDIYELKDQIQDVEGRYMQGLKELKESLSEVEEKYKKAMVSNAQLDNDKANLIYQVDTLKDVIEEMEEQMSEMRREMEEKSKELERQKHTCSVLQHKQEELKEGIRQRDEFIEKHGLVIIPEGTPNGDMCHDSTTSGITVVTQEAAQVLESAGDGPLDVRLRKLADEKEELLAQIRKLKSQLEDEKQKHVKMDDVVMDGVKMENGTDLHFIEMQRDANRQISEYKFKLSKAEQEMATMEQNVTRLEGQVSRYKAAADNSEKIEDELKVEKRKLQRELRTALDKIEEMEMTNNHLVKRLEKMKANRNALLSQQ; from the exons ctctctcatcaccatcaccactcCTCCAACAAAAAGTGGGGTCAGATCCACCAGTGGATG GCTGACACTGAAAAGGCCCAGCACACTCAACGATCCAGCAGCCACCATAGGAGG GGTTTGGGGGACGATGCTATGTCCGTCCGTATCAGCAACAGCAGTTACAGG TCATCTGCCTCACTGCGTGATCTGGGAAGCTCACATCGGAGCCGGCCTAGTAATTCACGCCGAAAAGATTTGGTG TCAGATGGGCTCTCCTCCAGGTCAGCCCTGAAGAGCTCAAGCTCTACA AGCTCTGTGTACAGTGACCTACATAAGAAGACGTCGGTCACAAGTAGCTCCAGGAACCTGCTG ACTGGACTGTACCATGACCAAAGGAACTACAGCACCCTAAAGAACTCCAAACCTCCTCCACCGGCCCTCTCAACCATGTCCAGTTCAACCGTCCAGCCTCGG ACCCTTCCCACCACCACCTCAACAGGCATGAGTCGCAGCTATAGCCTG GCCTCCATTTACGATGACGGCGGCCTCTACAGGGCT CCCTCGGAATACAGCTGGTACTCGTCGGGTGCCAGTTCCACCAGAAGTAGCCCGGTG TCCTCATCTGATGATGACTCTTCCAGCACCGTGTCCCAGAGCCGCTACAGTCAGGGCAGAAGAGGGAGTGTG TCATCTGACTTCTCTGACATAAGCGAGACAGCAGCAGATTATTTTAGCCGCTCCAATCGGCGTGGCAGTATTGTGTCTGACCTGGACGACATCAGTATCCCTGATCTGGATGGT TTGGATGAAAAATGCGACAAGCAGTACACCGAGTCCTACAGCCGG CCATCATCGCGCTGTGCTACCCCTGGCCTGTCAGCTGCTGCTTTGGCGTCTCTGGGCGGCACCTCCTCCAGACGGggaagtggagacctggccagCATTATTGATCCTGACTCATCCCTGAGCGAGCTGCGG GATATCTATGAACTAAAGGACCAGATTCAGGATGTTGAGGGGCGCTACATGCAGGGGCTTAAGGAACTGAAG GAGTCACTCTCCGAGGTTGAGGAGAAGTATAAGAAAGCCATGGTGTCCAATGCACAGTTGGACAATGACAAAGCCAACCTGATCTACCAGGTGGACACCCTAAAGGATGTGATcgaggagatggaggagcagATGTCTGAAATGAGGAGGGAGATGGAAGAGAAGTCAAAG GAGCTGGAGAGACAGAAGCATACGTGTTCAGTTCTGCAGCATAAacaggaggagctgaaggagggAATACGGCAAAGAGACGAGTTTATAGAG AAACACGGCCTGGTCATCATCCCAGAGGGCACACCCAACGGTGACATGTGCCATGATTCGACCACATCTGGCATCACTGTGGTAACACAGGAGGCAGCACAGGTGCTAGAATCAGCTGGAGATGGACCTTTGG ATGTGAGGCTCCGAAAACTTGCTGATGAGAAGGAGGAGCTCTTAGCACAG ATCCGTAAACTGAAGAGTCAGTTAGAGGACGAAAAACAGAAGCACGTCAAGATGGACGATGTGGTCATGGATGGAGTGAAAATGGAGAACGGCACAGACCTGCACTTTATAGAGATGCAGA GAGATGCCAACCGACAGATTAGCGAATACAAATTCAAGCTCTCAAAAGCAGAACAGGAAATGGCCACAATGGAGCAGAAT GTCACCAGGCTAGAAGGGCAGGTGTCCCGGTACAAGGCAGCGGCTGATAACTCTGAGAAGATTGAGGACGAGCTCAAGGTGGAGAAGAGGAAACTGCAGAGAGAG CTACGCACAGCACTGGACAAGATTGAGGAGATGGAGATGACCAACAATCATCTGGTGAAGCGACTGGAGAAGATGAAGGCCAACCGCAATGCATTGCTGTCCCAGCAGTGA
- the lrrfip2 gene encoding leucine-rich repeat flightless-interacting protein 2 isoform X2 → MGTPGSGRKRAPIKDRFSAEDEALSSIAREAEARLAAKRAARAEARDIRMRELERQQKEADTEKAQHTQRSSSHHRRGLGDDAMSVRISNSSYRSSASLRDLGSSHRSRPSNSRRKDLVSDGLSSRSALKSSSSTSSVYSDLHKKTSVTSSSRNLLTGLYHDQRNYSTLKNSKPPPPALSTMSSSTVQPRTLPTTTSTGMSRSYSLASIYDDGGLYRAPSEYSWYSSGASSTRSSPVSSSDDDSSSTVSQSRYSQGRRGSVSSDFSDISETAADYFSRSNRRGSIVSDLDDISIPDLDGLDEKCDKQYTESYSRPSSRCATPGLSAAALASLGGTSSRRGSGDLASIIDPDSSLSELRDIYELKDQIQDVEGRYMQGLKELKESLSEVEEKYKKAMVSNAQLDNDKANLIYQVDTLKDVIEEMEEQMSEMRREMEEKSKELERQKHTCSVLQHKQEELKEGIRQRDEFIEEKQQMQLKLDTLTQEVFGLQETINWKDKKIGALERQKEYFDCIRSERDELRDELADLKGKTRGEKHGLVIIPEGTPNGDMCHDSTTSGITVVTQEAAQVLESAGDGPLDVRLRKLADEKEELLAQIRKLKSQLEDEKQKHVKMDDVVMDGVKMENGTDLHFIEMQRDANRQISEYKFKLSKAEQEMATMEQNVTRLEGQVSRYKAAADNSEKIEDELKVEKRKLQRELRTALDKIEEMEMTNNHLVKRLEKMKANRNALLSQQ, encoded by the exons GCTGACACTGAAAAGGCCCAGCACACTCAACGATCCAGCAGCCACCATAGGAGG GGTTTGGGGGACGATGCTATGTCCGTCCGTATCAGCAACAGCAGTTACAGG TCATCTGCCTCACTGCGTGATCTGGGAAGCTCACATCGGAGCCGGCCTAGTAATTCACGCCGAAAAGATTTGGTG TCAGATGGGCTCTCCTCCAGGTCAGCCCTGAAGAGCTCAAGCTCTACA AGCTCTGTGTACAGTGACCTACATAAGAAGACGTCGGTCACAAGTAGCTCCAGGAACCTGCTG ACTGGACTGTACCATGACCAAAGGAACTACAGCACCCTAAAGAACTCCAAACCTCCTCCACCGGCCCTCTCAACCATGTCCAGTTCAACCGTCCAGCCTCGG ACCCTTCCCACCACCACCTCAACAGGCATGAGTCGCAGCTATAGCCTG GCCTCCATTTACGATGACGGCGGCCTCTACAGGGCT CCCTCGGAATACAGCTGGTACTCGTCGGGTGCCAGTTCCACCAGAAGTAGCCCGGTG TCCTCATCTGATGATGACTCTTCCAGCACCGTGTCCCAGAGCCGCTACAGTCAGGGCAGAAGAGGGAGTGTG TCATCTGACTTCTCTGACATAAGCGAGACAGCAGCAGATTATTTTAGCCGCTCCAATCGGCGTGGCAGTATTGTGTCTGACCTGGACGACATCAGTATCCCTGATCTGGATGGT TTGGATGAAAAATGCGACAAGCAGTACACCGAGTCCTACAGCCGG CCATCATCGCGCTGTGCTACCCCTGGCCTGTCAGCTGCTGCTTTGGCGTCTCTGGGCGGCACCTCCTCCAGACGGggaagtggagacctggccagCATTATTGATCCTGACTCATCCCTGAGCGAGCTGCGG GATATCTATGAACTAAAGGACCAGATTCAGGATGTTGAGGGGCGCTACATGCAGGGGCTTAAGGAACTGAAG GAGTCACTCTCCGAGGTTGAGGAGAAGTATAAGAAAGCCATGGTGTCCAATGCACAGTTGGACAATGACAAAGCCAACCTGATCTACCAGGTGGACACCCTAAAGGATGTGATcgaggagatggaggagcagATGTCTGAAATGAGGAGGGAGATGGAAGAGAAGTCAAAG GAGCTGGAGAGACAGAAGCATACGTGTTCAGTTCTGCAGCATAAacaggaggagctgaaggagggAATACGGCAAAGAGACGAGTTTATAGAG GAGAAGCAGCAGATGCAGCTAAAGTTAGACACTCTGACTCAGGAGGTGTTCGGCCTGCAGGAAACCATTAACTGGAAGGACAAAAAGATTGGG GCTctagagagacagaaagagtaCTTTGACTGCATTAGATCTGAGAGGGATGAGCTCAGAGATGAGCTGGCCGATCTGAAAGGGAAGACCAGAGGAGAG AAACACGGCCTGGTCATCATCCCAGAGGGCACACCCAACGGTGACATGTGCCATGATTCGACCACATCTGGCATCACTGTGGTAACACAGGAGGCAGCACAGGTGCTAGAATCAGCTGGAGATGGACCTTTGG ATGTGAGGCTCCGAAAACTTGCTGATGAGAAGGAGGAGCTCTTAGCACAG ATCCGTAAACTGAAGAGTCAGTTAGAGGACGAAAAACAGAAGCACGTCAAGATGGACGATGTGGTCATGGATGGAGTGAAAATGGAGAACGGCACAGACCTGCACTTTATAGAGATGCAGA GAGATGCCAACCGACAGATTAGCGAATACAAATTCAAGCTCTCAAAAGCAGAACAGGAAATGGCCACAATGGAGCAGAAT GTCACCAGGCTAGAAGGGCAGGTGTCCCGGTACAAGGCAGCGGCTGATAACTCTGAGAAGATTGAGGACGAGCTCAAGGTGGAGAAGAGGAAACTGCAGAGAGAG CTACGCACAGCACTGGACAAGATTGAGGAGATGGAGATGACCAACAATCATCTGGTGAAGCGACTGGAGAAGATGAAGGCCAACCGCAATGCATTGCTGTCCCAGCAGTGA
- the lrrfip2 gene encoding leucine-rich repeat flightless-interacting protein 2 isoform X5, which translates to MGTPGSGRKRAPIKDRFSAEDEALSSIAREAEARLAAKRAARAEARDIRMRELERQQKELSHHHHHSSNKKWGQIHQWMADTEKAQHTQRSSSHHRRGLGDDAMSVRISNSSYRSSASLRDLGSSHRSRPSNSRRKDLVSDGLSSRSALKSSSSTSSVYSDLHKKTSVTSSSRNLLTGLYHDQRNYSTLKNSKPPPPALSTMSSSTVQPRTLPTTTSTGMSRSYSLASIYDDGGLYRAPSEYSWYSSGASSTRSSPVSSSDDDSSSTVSQSRYSQGRRGSVSSDFSDISETAADYFSRSNRRGSIVSDLDDISIPDLDGLDEKCDKQYTESYSRPSSRCATPGLSAAALASLGGTSSRRGSGDLASIIDPDSSLSELRDIYELKDQIQDVEGRYMQGLKELKESLSEVEEKYKKAMVSNAQLDNDKANLIYQVDTLKDVIEEMEEQMSEMRREMEEKSKELERQKHTCSVLQHKQEELKEGIRQRDEFIEALERQKEYFDCIRSERDELRDELADLKGKTRGEKHGLVIIPEGTPNGDMCHDSTTSGITVVTQEAAQVLESAGDGPLDVRLRKLADEKEELLAQIRKLKSQLEDEKQKHVKMDDVVMDGVKMENGTDLHFIEMQRDANRQISEYKFKLSKAEQEMATMEQNVTRLEGQVSRYKAAADNSEKIEDELKVEKRKLQRELRTALDKIEEMEMTNNHLVKRLEKMKANRNALLSQQ; encoded by the exons ctctctcatcaccatcaccactcCTCCAACAAAAAGTGGGGTCAGATCCACCAGTGGATG GCTGACACTGAAAAGGCCCAGCACACTCAACGATCCAGCAGCCACCATAGGAGG GGTTTGGGGGACGATGCTATGTCCGTCCGTATCAGCAACAGCAGTTACAGG TCATCTGCCTCACTGCGTGATCTGGGAAGCTCACATCGGAGCCGGCCTAGTAATTCACGCCGAAAAGATTTGGTG TCAGATGGGCTCTCCTCCAGGTCAGCCCTGAAGAGCTCAAGCTCTACA AGCTCTGTGTACAGTGACCTACATAAGAAGACGTCGGTCACAAGTAGCTCCAGGAACCTGCTG ACTGGACTGTACCATGACCAAAGGAACTACAGCACCCTAAAGAACTCCAAACCTCCTCCACCGGCCCTCTCAACCATGTCCAGTTCAACCGTCCAGCCTCGG ACCCTTCCCACCACCACCTCAACAGGCATGAGTCGCAGCTATAGCCTG GCCTCCATTTACGATGACGGCGGCCTCTACAGGGCT CCCTCGGAATACAGCTGGTACTCGTCGGGTGCCAGTTCCACCAGAAGTAGCCCGGTG TCCTCATCTGATGATGACTCTTCCAGCACCGTGTCCCAGAGCCGCTACAGTCAGGGCAGAAGAGGGAGTGTG TCATCTGACTTCTCTGACATAAGCGAGACAGCAGCAGATTATTTTAGCCGCTCCAATCGGCGTGGCAGTATTGTGTCTGACCTGGACGACATCAGTATCCCTGATCTGGATGGT TTGGATGAAAAATGCGACAAGCAGTACACCGAGTCCTACAGCCGG CCATCATCGCGCTGTGCTACCCCTGGCCTGTCAGCTGCTGCTTTGGCGTCTCTGGGCGGCACCTCCTCCAGACGGggaagtggagacctggccagCATTATTGATCCTGACTCATCCCTGAGCGAGCTGCGG GATATCTATGAACTAAAGGACCAGATTCAGGATGTTGAGGGGCGCTACATGCAGGGGCTTAAGGAACTGAAG GAGTCACTCTCCGAGGTTGAGGAGAAGTATAAGAAAGCCATGGTGTCCAATGCACAGTTGGACAATGACAAAGCCAACCTGATCTACCAGGTGGACACCCTAAAGGATGTGATcgaggagatggaggagcagATGTCTGAAATGAGGAGGGAGATGGAAGAGAAGTCAAAG GAGCTGGAGAGACAGAAGCATACGTGTTCAGTTCTGCAGCATAAacaggaggagctgaaggagggAATACGGCAAAGAGACGAGTTTATAGAG GCTctagagagacagaaagagtaCTTTGACTGCATTAGATCTGAGAGGGATGAGCTCAGAGATGAGCTGGCCGATCTGAAAGGGAAGACCAGAGGAGAG AAACACGGCCTGGTCATCATCCCAGAGGGCACACCCAACGGTGACATGTGCCATGATTCGACCACATCTGGCATCACTGTGGTAACACAGGAGGCAGCACAGGTGCTAGAATCAGCTGGAGATGGACCTTTGG ATGTGAGGCTCCGAAAACTTGCTGATGAGAAGGAGGAGCTCTTAGCACAG ATCCGTAAACTGAAGAGTCAGTTAGAGGACGAAAAACAGAAGCACGTCAAGATGGACGATGTGGTCATGGATGGAGTGAAAATGGAGAACGGCACAGACCTGCACTTTATAGAGATGCAGA GAGATGCCAACCGACAGATTAGCGAATACAAATTCAAGCTCTCAAAAGCAGAACAGGAAATGGCCACAATGGAGCAGAAT GTCACCAGGCTAGAAGGGCAGGTGTCCCGGTACAAGGCAGCGGCTGATAACTCTGAGAAGATTGAGGACGAGCTCAAGGTGGAGAAGAGGAAACTGCAGAGAGAG CTACGCACAGCACTGGACAAGATTGAGGAGATGGAGATGACCAACAATCATCTGGTGAAGCGACTGGAGAAGATGAAGGCCAACCGCAATGCATTGCTGTCCCAGCAGTGA
- the lrrfip2 gene encoding leucine-rich repeat flightless-interacting protein 2 isoform X1: protein MGTPGSGRKRAPIKDRFSAEDEALSSIAREAEARLAAKRAARAEARDIRMRELERQQKELSHHHHHSSNKKWGQIHQWMADTEKAQHTQRSSSHHRRGLGDDAMSVRISNSSYRSSASLRDLGSSHRSRPSNSRRKDLVSDGLSSRSALKSSSSTSSVYSDLHKKTSVTSSSRNLLTGLYHDQRNYSTLKNSKPPPPALSTMSSSTVQPRTLPTTTSTGMSRSYSLASIYDDGGLYRAPSEYSWYSSGASSTRSSPVSSSDDDSSSTVSQSRYSQGRRGSVSSDFSDISETAADYFSRSNRRGSIVSDLDDISIPDLDGLDEKCDKQYTESYSRPSSRCATPGLSAAALASLGGTSSRRGSGDLASIIDPDSSLSELRDIYELKDQIQDVEGRYMQGLKELKESLSEVEEKYKKAMVSNAQLDNDKANLIYQVDTLKDVIEEMEEQMSEMRREMEEKSKELERQKHTCSVLQHKQEELKEGIRQRDEFIEEKQQMQLKLDTLTQEVFGLQETINWKDKKIGALERQKEYFDCIRSERDELRDELADLKGKTRGEKHGLVIIPEGTPNGDMCHDSTTSGITVVTQEAAQVLESAGDGPLDVRLRKLADEKEELLAQIRKLKSQLEDEKQKHVKMDDVVMDGVKMENGTDLHFIEMQRDANRQISEYKFKLSKAEQEMATMEQNVTRLEGQVSRYKAAADNSEKIEDELKVEKRKLQRELRTALDKIEEMEMTNNHLVKRLEKMKANRNALLSQQ from the exons ctctctcatcaccatcaccactcCTCCAACAAAAAGTGGGGTCAGATCCACCAGTGGATG GCTGACACTGAAAAGGCCCAGCACACTCAACGATCCAGCAGCCACCATAGGAGG GGTTTGGGGGACGATGCTATGTCCGTCCGTATCAGCAACAGCAGTTACAGG TCATCTGCCTCACTGCGTGATCTGGGAAGCTCACATCGGAGCCGGCCTAGTAATTCACGCCGAAAAGATTTGGTG TCAGATGGGCTCTCCTCCAGGTCAGCCCTGAAGAGCTCAAGCTCTACA AGCTCTGTGTACAGTGACCTACATAAGAAGACGTCGGTCACAAGTAGCTCCAGGAACCTGCTG ACTGGACTGTACCATGACCAAAGGAACTACAGCACCCTAAAGAACTCCAAACCTCCTCCACCGGCCCTCTCAACCATGTCCAGTTCAACCGTCCAGCCTCGG ACCCTTCCCACCACCACCTCAACAGGCATGAGTCGCAGCTATAGCCTG GCCTCCATTTACGATGACGGCGGCCTCTACAGGGCT CCCTCGGAATACAGCTGGTACTCGTCGGGTGCCAGTTCCACCAGAAGTAGCCCGGTG TCCTCATCTGATGATGACTCTTCCAGCACCGTGTCCCAGAGCCGCTACAGTCAGGGCAGAAGAGGGAGTGTG TCATCTGACTTCTCTGACATAAGCGAGACAGCAGCAGATTATTTTAGCCGCTCCAATCGGCGTGGCAGTATTGTGTCTGACCTGGACGACATCAGTATCCCTGATCTGGATGGT TTGGATGAAAAATGCGACAAGCAGTACACCGAGTCCTACAGCCGG CCATCATCGCGCTGTGCTACCCCTGGCCTGTCAGCTGCTGCTTTGGCGTCTCTGGGCGGCACCTCCTCCAGACGGggaagtggagacctggccagCATTATTGATCCTGACTCATCCCTGAGCGAGCTGCGG GATATCTATGAACTAAAGGACCAGATTCAGGATGTTGAGGGGCGCTACATGCAGGGGCTTAAGGAACTGAAG GAGTCACTCTCCGAGGTTGAGGAGAAGTATAAGAAAGCCATGGTGTCCAATGCACAGTTGGACAATGACAAAGCCAACCTGATCTACCAGGTGGACACCCTAAAGGATGTGATcgaggagatggaggagcagATGTCTGAAATGAGGAGGGAGATGGAAGAGAAGTCAAAG GAGCTGGAGAGACAGAAGCATACGTGTTCAGTTCTGCAGCATAAacaggaggagctgaaggagggAATACGGCAAAGAGACGAGTTTATAGAG GAGAAGCAGCAGATGCAGCTAAAGTTAGACACTCTGACTCAGGAGGTGTTCGGCCTGCAGGAAACCATTAACTGGAAGGACAAAAAGATTGGG GCTctagagagacagaaagagtaCTTTGACTGCATTAGATCTGAGAGGGATGAGCTCAGAGATGAGCTGGCCGATCTGAAAGGGAAGACCAGAGGAGAG AAACACGGCCTGGTCATCATCCCAGAGGGCACACCCAACGGTGACATGTGCCATGATTCGACCACATCTGGCATCACTGTGGTAACACAGGAGGCAGCACAGGTGCTAGAATCAGCTGGAGATGGACCTTTGG ATGTGAGGCTCCGAAAACTTGCTGATGAGAAGGAGGAGCTCTTAGCACAG ATCCGTAAACTGAAGAGTCAGTTAGAGGACGAAAAACAGAAGCACGTCAAGATGGACGATGTGGTCATGGATGGAGTGAAAATGGAGAACGGCACAGACCTGCACTTTATAGAGATGCAGA GAGATGCCAACCGACAGATTAGCGAATACAAATTCAAGCTCTCAAAAGCAGAACAGGAAATGGCCACAATGGAGCAGAAT GTCACCAGGCTAGAAGGGCAGGTGTCCCGGTACAAGGCAGCGGCTGATAACTCTGAGAAGATTGAGGACGAGCTCAAGGTGGAGAAGAGGAAACTGCAGAGAGAG CTACGCACAGCACTGGACAAGATTGAGGAGATGGAGATGACCAACAATCATCTGGTGAAGCGACTGGAGAAGATGAAGGCCAACCGCAATGCATTGCTGTCCCAGCAGTGA